One window of Klebsiella quasivariicola genomic DNA carries:
- a CDS encoding zinc-binding alcohol dehydrogenase family protein, with translation MTSMNTLVCQEPKKFHWEKRQIPIPADDEVLIKIKAVGICGTDIHAWGGNQPFFNYPRVLGHEICGEIIGLGKNILNLKSGQQVAVIPYVACRQCPACLSGRTNCCENISVIGVHRDGGFSEYLCVPVNNLLVVDDVDPEAVALIEPFAISAHAVRRAAIQPGDQVLVVGAGPIGLGAAAIAKADGAQVVVADTSPARRDHVAQHLGLTTLDPSDPLFTGQLSATFGGSLAQKVIDATGNQQAMNNTVNLIRHGGSIIFVGLFKGELQFSDPEFHKKETTMMGSRNATEEDFAKVGRLMAEGKVTARMMLTHRYDFKSLAEIYENDVINNRQLIKGVIHF, from the coding sequence ATGACGTCGATGAATACTTTAGTGTGTCAGGAACCTAAAAAATTTCACTGGGAAAAACGCCAGATCCCCATTCCCGCGGATGATGAGGTCCTTATTAAAATAAAAGCAGTAGGGATTTGCGGGACAGATATTCATGCATGGGGCGGCAATCAGCCTTTTTTTAATTATCCGCGCGTTCTTGGTCATGAAATATGCGGTGAGATAATTGGGCTGGGCAAAAATATTCTTAATTTGAAAAGCGGCCAACAGGTCGCTGTGATTCCCTACGTCGCCTGCCGCCAGTGCCCGGCCTGTCTGAGCGGACGAACAAACTGCTGTGAGAACATTTCCGTGATCGGCGTGCATCGCGACGGCGGGTTTAGCGAATACCTCTGCGTTCCGGTAAACAATCTGCTGGTGGTGGATGACGTCGACCCTGAAGCCGTGGCGTTGATTGAGCCGTTCGCCATTAGCGCCCACGCGGTGCGTCGCGCAGCGATCCAGCCGGGAGATCAGGTGCTGGTGGTCGGCGCAGGGCCGATTGGGCTCGGGGCGGCGGCGATCGCGAAGGCTGACGGCGCGCAGGTGGTGGTGGCGGACACCAGCCCGGCGCGGCGCGATCATGTGGCACAACATCTCGGCCTGACCACCCTCGATCCCTCCGATCCGCTGTTTACCGGGCAGCTGTCGGCAACGTTTGGCGGTTCTCTGGCGCAGAAAGTGATTGACGCGACGGGAAATCAGCAGGCGATGAACAACACCGTTAATTTAATCCGTCACGGCGGCAGTATCATTTTTGTTGGTCTGTTTAAGGGGGAACTGCAGTTCTCTGACCCGGAATTTCATAAGAAAGAGACGACGATGATGGGCAGTCGTAATGCCACGGAAGAGGATTTTGCCAAAGTCGGCCGGCTGATGGCCGAAGGGAAAGTGACCGCCAGGATGATGCTGACCCACCGTTACGACTTCAAATCGCTGGCGGAAATTTACGAAAACGACGTGATTAACAATCGTCAGCTGATCAAAGGCGTCATTCATTTTTAG
- a CDS encoding 2-dehydro-3-deoxy-6-phosphogalactonate aldolase: MDKVKLVAILRGIQPDEAAEHIAALIDAGFRYIEIPLNSPDWQQSIPAMVRQFGERAVIGAGTVLKVEQVDFLAEAGAKLIVTPNTAPAVIRRAVDKGMLVCAGCATASEAFSALDAGAQWLKIFPSSAFGPDYIRALKAVLPPEVPVLAVGGVTPENLATWIQAGCAGAGLGSDLYRAGQAGERTREQAERFISASKS, translated from the coding sequence ATGGACAAGGTTAAACTGGTGGCGATTTTACGCGGTATTCAGCCCGATGAGGCGGCGGAGCATATCGCCGCGCTAATCGATGCGGGTTTTCGCTATATTGAAATTCCGCTTAATTCGCCGGACTGGCAGCAGAGTATTCCAGCGATGGTGCGCCAGTTTGGCGAGCGGGCGGTGATTGGCGCGGGGACGGTGCTGAAGGTTGAACAGGTTGATTTTCTGGCTGAAGCCGGGGCGAAGCTTATCGTGACGCCCAATACGGCCCCAGCGGTGATCCGCCGCGCGGTAGATAAGGGGATGCTGGTGTGCGCCGGCTGCGCGACGGCCTCCGAGGCGTTTAGCGCGCTGGATGCCGGGGCGCAATGGCTGAAAATCTTTCCGTCATCGGCATTCGGCCCGGACTATATCCGCGCGCTGAAAGCGGTGTTGCCGCCGGAGGTGCCAGTGCTGGCGGTCGGCGGCGTGACGCCGGAAAATCTGGCGACCTGGATACAGGCAGGGTGCGCCGGAGCCGGTCTGGGCAGCGATCTTTATCGTGCCGGACAGGCCGGGGAACGTACCCGCGAGCAGGCGGAGAGGTTTATCTCCGCCAGTAAAAGTTAA
- a CDS encoding GntR family transcriptional regulator: MSRSQNLRHNVINQVINDMARGFIPSPLPSQSALAEMYNISRTTVRHILCHLCERGVLRQVNHDYQIRRQPEVQDGFDGSSASLAEQNRLFEQAFFTMINQRQLRAGERFSELQLARAAGVSPVVVREFLLKFSRYNLIESEKRGQWNMKKFEQSWAEQLFELREMLETHALQHFLNLPDSDARWLQAKTLLERHRTLRDSIGDSFRMFSQLDRDFHTLLLSAADNIFFNQSLEIISVIFHFHYQWDESDLKQRNIIAIDEHMTILSALICRSDLDANLALRNHLNSAKQSMINSIKQSESLAH; this comes from the coding sequence ATGAGTCGCTCACAAAACCTACGCCACAATGTCATCAACCAGGTCATCAACGATATGGCGCGCGGCTTTATCCCCTCGCCGCTCCCCTCGCAAAGCGCCCTGGCGGAGATGTATAACATCAGCCGCACCACGGTGCGCCATATCCTTTGTCACTTATGCGAGCGCGGCGTCCTGCGCCAGGTCAATCACGACTACCAGATCCGTCGCCAGCCGGAAGTTCAGGACGGCTTCGATGGTTCCAGTGCCTCGCTGGCCGAACAGAACCGTCTTTTTGAACAAGCGTTTTTCACCATGATTAACCAGCGTCAGCTACGCGCCGGGGAACGGTTCTCCGAACTGCAACTGGCGCGTGCTGCGGGCGTCAGCCCGGTCGTGGTCAGGGAATTTTTACTAAAATTCAGCCGCTACAACCTGATTGAAAGCGAAAAGCGCGGCCAGTGGAACATGAAGAAGTTTGAGCAATCCTGGGCCGAGCAGCTGTTCGAACTGCGGGAAATGCTGGAAACCCACGCACTGCAACACTTTCTTAATCTACCGGACAGCGACGCCCGCTGGCTGCAGGCCAAAACCCTGCTTGAGCGCCACCGCACCCTGCGGGACAGCATCGGCGACAGCTTTCGTATGTTTTCCCAGCTCGATCGTGATTTTCACACGCTGCTGCTTTCCGCCGCTGATAATATATTTTTTAATCAATCACTTGAGATTATCTCCGTGATCTTCCACTTCCACTATCAGTGGGATGAAAGCGACCTGAAACAGCGTAATATCATCGCCATTGATGAACATATGACTATCCTGAGCGCACTTATCTGTCGCAGCGATCTCGATGCCAACCTGGCGCTACGTAACCACCTGAACTCGGCGAAGCAATCCATGATTAACTCGATCAAGCAAAGTGAATCGCTGGCGCATTAA
- a CDS encoding MurR/RpiR family transcriptional regulator encodes MSWSIDIISCITDRFVELTATEKRIAQFILDDVAAAAELPIAEIARLTQTSQASVTRFARALGCKDVRELKMKLAQSLAVGQRFILDVPDLEGVQGIYESIISVLETNRRALDIEALNRAVSWLSDARQILALGMGGGSTICAQEIQYRLFRLGLPVVSQSDGLLVRMMSSAVTPQDVVIVLSLGGYTREIIESAAIASQYGAKVIAITPAGTPLAQQADLVLPLLVRENDYIFKPSTSRYAMLAMVDVLATELAMANKSQAKGKLRRIKLALDSHRGGVDRQPLGD; translated from the coding sequence ATGTCCTGGTCAATCGATATTATTTCCTGCATTACCGATCGCTTTGTGGAACTCACGGCGACCGAAAAACGCATCGCGCAGTTTATTCTCGATGATGTCGCGGCGGCGGCGGAGCTGCCCATCGCCGAGATAGCGCGTCTGACGCAAACCAGCCAGGCTTCGGTCACCCGTTTTGCCCGGGCGCTCGGCTGTAAAGACGTCCGCGAACTGAAGATGAAGCTTGCGCAATCTCTTGCGGTCGGCCAGCGGTTTATCCTTGATGTTCCGGATCTCGAAGGCGTACAGGGGATCTATGAGTCAATCATCAGCGTACTGGAGACCAACCGGCGGGCGCTGGATATCGAGGCGCTGAACCGCGCGGTGAGCTGGCTGAGCGACGCGCGGCAAATCCTCGCCCTTGGGATGGGCGGCGGTTCGACCATCTGCGCTCAGGAAATTCAGTATCGCCTGTTTCGCCTCGGCCTGCCGGTAGTCAGCCAGAGCGATGGTCTGCTGGTACGCATGATGAGCTCGGCAGTGACGCCGCAGGATGTGGTAATTGTGCTGTCTCTGGGCGGCTATACCCGGGAAATCATTGAGAGCGCGGCGATTGCCAGCCAGTATGGCGCGAAGGTTATTGCGATTACCCCCGCCGGAACGCCGCTGGCTCAGCAGGCGGATCTGGTGCTACCGCTGCTGGTGCGGGAAAACGACTATATCTTTAAGCCCAGCACTTCCCGTTACGCGATGCTGGCGATGGTCGATGTGCTGGCCACCGAACTGGCGATGGCCAACAAAAGCCAGGCAAAAGGCAAATTACGCCGTATTAAGCTGGCGCTCGATAGCCACCGCGGCGGCGTCGATCGGCAGCCGCTGGGGGATTAA
- a CDS encoding GNAT family N-acetyltransferase, which yields MELTAVPATQFSSVQLTDILNACFEAYLVPVTQSVAGFVQRFSAEGMSLIDSRVWLAGDEPAAIAIVARRGSAARLAAFALRPAWRGKGLGRKLMQELLMRLQQQGIETVSLEVIRDNHAAVALYQALGFTRRYGLCGYLSTAPLAATSKVLQLYPPLALLRRAIDESNSQLPWLLDPLTFATLPCQVVTLEQCAFAVLTTVGSRPVLQFLWVEPAARRQGLARELLMALAQQFPGVGTSVTVPETFTPLFAAAGYAALTLQQYEMSATMNALRLAGR from the coding sequence ATGGAGCTGACCGCCGTTCCCGCCACGCAGTTCAGCAGCGTGCAGTTAACGGATATTCTCAACGCCTGTTTTGAAGCCTATCTGGTGCCTGTTACTCAGTCGGTGGCGGGATTTGTACAGCGTTTTAGCGCCGAAGGAATGAGCCTGATCGATTCCCGCGTCTGGCTGGCCGGAGATGAACCGGCGGCGATCGCGATCGTCGCCCGCCGGGGGAGTGCTGCCCGCCTGGCGGCCTTTGCCCTGCGCCCGGCCTGGCGCGGCAAAGGCCTGGGCCGGAAACTGATGCAAGAGCTGCTAATGCGCCTGCAACAGCAGGGGATCGAGACGGTATCCCTGGAGGTGATCCGCGATAACCATGCGGCCGTCGCGCTATATCAGGCGCTGGGCTTTACGCGGCGCTATGGGCTCTGCGGCTACCTGAGCACAGCGCCTCTGGCTGCGACATCGAAGGTGTTACAGCTTTATCCCCCCCTGGCCCTGCTACGGCGCGCCATTGACGAGAGTAACAGTCAACTCCCCTGGCTGCTGGATCCGCTCACCTTCGCCACCCTGCCATGTCAGGTCGTGACGCTGGAACAGTGCGCCTTCGCGGTTCTAACGACGGTGGGCTCGCGGCCTGTACTGCAGTTTTTGTGGGTAGAGCCCGCCGCCCGCCGTCAGGGGCTGGCACGTGAGCTGCTGATGGCGCTGGCGCAGCAGTTCCCGGGTGTGGGTACCTCGGTGACGGTCCCGGAAACTTTTACGCCGCTGTTTGCCGCGGCCGGCTATGCCGCCTTGACACTACAACAGTATGAGATGAGCGCAACGATGAATGCCCTGCGGTTGGCAGGGCGTTAA
- a CDS encoding GNAT family N-acetyltransferase, whose amino-acid sequence MKTNTITAGAVLRLTQESDIALLPAIERSAAQAFRQIPSLAWLADSEVISVARHHDYLETEHSLLAVAAGQPVGFILTEPLDDALFIVEVAVHQDWQHQGIGRMLLEQVIEGAQQMRYPAVTLTTFRDVPWNAPFYTRLGFAMLDELTLPVGLTAKREQETRHGLPPESRCAMRLTL is encoded by the coding sequence ATGAAAACTAACACTATAACTGCCGGTGCCGTATTACGCCTGACTCAGGAGAGCGATATCGCCCTTCTGCCCGCCATTGAGCGTTCTGCCGCCCAGGCATTTCGCCAAATCCCCTCTCTCGCCTGGCTGGCGGACAGCGAGGTGATTAGCGTTGCGCGCCATCATGATTATCTGGAAACGGAGCATAGCCTGCTGGCGGTAGCCGCCGGACAGCCGGTTGGCTTTATTCTGACCGAACCGCTGGACGATGCGTTATTTATTGTCGAAGTTGCCGTCCACCAGGACTGGCAGCATCAGGGCATCGGCCGGATGCTGCTGGAGCAGGTTATCGAGGGCGCACAGCAGATGCGCTACCCGGCGGTAACCCTCACCACCTTCCGCGACGTGCCGTGGAACGCGCCATTTTATACCCGTCTGGGATTCGCCATGCTCGATGAGCTGACCCTGCCCGTCGGGCTGACGGCAAAAAGGGAACAGGAGACCCGGCACGGCCTGCCGCCCGAGTCGCGCTGCGCCATGCGCCTGACGTTGTAG
- a CDS encoding sodium:solute symporter family protein, with amino-acid sequence MNNMSFMIWFSVYACAMITLGWYVSRKQKTGEDFLLGGRSLPMILTLGSTVGTMVGTGSSVGAVGFGYSNGWAGMLYGLGGAVGILLVAWLFAPVRKLRFMTMSEEMSYYTGGSKIIKNLVAILIFIASIGWLGAHILGGGLYLAWASGIDINVAKIIIALAFVVYVGIGGYSAVVWIDTIQSIVLFVGFILMAVLAVHHVGGWSHIQQAVDPAAQSLFAVDKLGVLPALSLAMVIGVGVLATPSYRQRIYSAKTVSSVRQSFTITGLLYLGFSFLPAIIGMAVWTMNPQLENSGFAFLFATQVLPPVLAMAILIAGMSANMSSGSSDAIAAVSIMLRDLYTLVTGHMPAPEKAIRLSRIFLVLVIALALLFALTSNDIISYITKMISMIMSGMFICTMLGRFWTRFNWQGAVAALAGGAGASVAVLVDSDWLAFWGNPCIPAVLTSLVASVVVTLLTPASSMSREQALEMITRERESRPTPPPLPIGKRHTSRG; translated from the coding sequence ATGAATAATATGTCATTTATGATTTGGTTTTCCGTTTATGCCTGCGCGATGATTACCTTAGGCTGGTATGTTTCGCGCAAACAGAAAACCGGCGAAGACTTTTTACTTGGCGGCCGTTCGCTGCCGATGATCCTCACTCTCGGTTCGACGGTCGGCACCATGGTGGGGACCGGCTCCAGCGTCGGCGCCGTCGGCTTTGGCTACAGCAACGGCTGGGCCGGGATGCTTTACGGCCTCGGCGGCGCGGTGGGGATCCTGCTGGTGGCATGGTTATTCGCACCGGTACGTAAACTTCGCTTCATGACCATGAGTGAAGAAATGTCGTATTACACCGGCGGCAGTAAAATTATTAAAAACCTCGTTGCGATACTTATTTTTATTGCCTCTATCGGCTGGCTGGGGGCGCATATATTAGGTGGCGGATTATATCTGGCGTGGGCCAGCGGCATTGATATTAATGTCGCGAAAATTATTATCGCGCTGGCGTTTGTGGTTTATGTCGGTATCGGCGGCTATTCCGCGGTAGTGTGGATCGATACCATTCAATCGATCGTGCTGTTCGTCGGCTTTATTTTAATGGCGGTGCTGGCGGTTCATCACGTTGGCGGCTGGAGCCATATTCAGCAGGCCGTCGATCCGGCGGCGCAAAGCCTGTTCGCGGTCGATAAATTAGGCGTGTTGCCGGCGCTATCATTGGCGATGGTGATCGGCGTCGGCGTGCTGGCGACGCCTTCTTATCGCCAGCGTATTTACTCGGCGAAGACCGTCTCCTCGGTACGTCAGTCCTTCACGATTACCGGCCTGCTGTATCTGGGCTTCTCCTTCCTGCCGGCGATCATCGGTATGGCGGTATGGACCATGAACCCGCAGTTGGAGAACAGCGGCTTCGCCTTCTTGTTTGCCACCCAGGTGCTGCCGCCGGTGCTGGCGATGGCGATCCTGATTGCCGGGATGTCGGCCAATATGTCTTCCGGCAGCTCTGATGCCATCGCCGCGGTATCCATTATGCTGCGCGACCTCTACACCCTGGTGACCGGCCATATGCCCGCGCCGGAGAAAGCCATTCGCCTGTCGCGGATCTTCCTGGTTCTGGTGATTGCGCTGGCGCTGCTGTTCGCCCTGACCTCCAACGACATCATCAGCTACATCACCAAAATGATCTCGATGATTATGTCCGGCATGTTTATCTGCACCATGCTTGGCCGCTTCTGGACACGCTTTAACTGGCAGGGCGCGGTCGCCGCGCTGGCCGGCGGCGCCGGGGCATCGGTTGCGGTGCTGGTGGATAGCGACTGGCTGGCGTTCTGGGGCAACCCGTGTATTCCGGCGGTACTGACGAGCCTGGTGGCTTCGGTGGTGGTGACGTTACTGACCCCGGCCAGCAGCATGAGCCGCGAGCAGGCGCTGGAGATGATTACCCGCGAGCGTGAAAGCCGCCCAACGCCGCCGCCGCTGCCGATTGGCAAACGTCATACCTCACGCGGGTAA
- a CDS encoding MFS transporter: MEPQNITIDPQTDFKKGKAETISAPLENTLQRSSRIKKIQTTAMILLFLAAVINYLDRSSLSVANLTIRQELGLTATEIGALLSVFSLAYGIAQLPCGPLLDRKGPRIMLGLGMFFWSLFQAVSGMVHSFTQFVLVRIGMGIGEAPMNPCGVKVINDWFNIKERGRPMGFFNAASTIGVAVSPPILAAMMLMMGWRWMFITIGVLGIFIAIGWYMLYRNREHINLTAEEQEYLNAGSVNVRRDPLSFAEWRSLFKNKTMWGMMLGFSGINYTAWLYLAWLPGYLQTAYNLDLKSTGFMAAIPFLFGAAGMLINGYVTDWLVKGGMAPIKSRKICIIAGMFCSAAFTLIVPHATTSIAAVLLIGMALFCIHFAGTSCWGLIHVAVASRMTASVGSIQNFASFICASFAPVVTGFIVDTTHSFQLALVICGCVTALGALAYIFLVRQPISDPRND, from the coding sequence GTGGAACCACAAAATATAACCATAGACCCGCAGACCGACTTTAAAAAGGGGAAAGCGGAGACTATTTCAGCCCCCTTAGAAAATACGCTACAACGTAGCTCTCGTATTAAAAAAATTCAAACAACGGCAATGATCCTGTTATTTCTGGCGGCGGTGATTAATTACCTCGACCGAAGTTCATTGTCCGTCGCGAACTTAACGATTCGCCAGGAATTAGGGCTCACCGCTACTGAAATCGGGGCGCTATTATCGGTTTTCTCTCTGGCCTATGGCATTGCGCAACTGCCCTGCGGGCCGCTGCTGGACCGCAAAGGTCCGCGCATCATGCTGGGGCTGGGCATGTTTTTCTGGTCGCTATTTCAGGCCGTCTCCGGGATGGTTCACAGCTTTACCCAGTTCGTCCTGGTGCGCATCGGCATGGGGATCGGCGAGGCGCCAATGAACCCCTGCGGCGTCAAGGTGATCAACGACTGGTTTAATATTAAAGAGCGCGGTCGCCCAATGGGCTTCTTCAACGCCGCCTCGACGATCGGTGTCGCGGTCAGCCCACCGATCCTTGCCGCAATGATGCTGATGATGGGCTGGCGCTGGATGTTCATCACCATTGGCGTACTGGGGATCTTCATCGCGATCGGCTGGTATATGCTCTATCGCAATCGCGAGCATATTAATCTGACCGCAGAGGAACAGGAGTACCTTAACGCCGGAAGCGTCAACGTTCGCCGCGACCCACTGAGCTTTGCTGAATGGCGCAGCCTGTTTAAAAACAAAACGATGTGGGGAATGATGCTCGGCTTTAGCGGCATCAACTATACCGCGTGGCTGTATCTGGCCTGGCTGCCGGGCTATCTGCAGACGGCGTATAATCTCGATCTGAAAAGTACCGGTTTTATGGCCGCCATTCCTTTCCTGTTTGGTGCCGCCGGTATGCTGATCAATGGCTACGTCACCGACTGGCTGGTCAAAGGCGGCATGGCGCCGATCAAAAGCCGCAAGATCTGCATCATTGCCGGGATGTTCTGCTCTGCAGCGTTTACGCTGATTGTGCCGCATGCCACCACCTCAATCGCGGCGGTGCTGTTAATCGGTATGGCGTTGTTCTGCATTCACTTTGCCGGAACGTCCTGCTGGGGATTGATCCACGTCGCCGTGGCGTCAAGAATGACGGCTTCCGTCGGCAGTATTCAGAATTTTGCCAGCTTTATCTGCGCTTCATTCGCACCGGTGGTAACCGGATTTATTGTCGATACCACCCATTCCTTCCAGCTGGCACTGGTTATATGCGGCTGTGTGACCGCTCTCGGCGCGCTGGCCTACATTTTCCTGGTTCGCCAGCCGATTAGTGACCCGCGTAACGACTAA
- a CDS encoding RidA family protein, giving the protein MSIKRYGVEGGTGTGGQHLPFARAVEAGGWLYVSGQTPMKNGEVVEGGIVEQSRLAIQNCVDIMSEAGYGLADVVHVKVILTDARYFQSFNKVFREFFGDNPPARICCVADLVVDCKVEVDVTCFNAARL; this is encoded by the coding sequence ATGAGTATCAAACGTTATGGCGTAGAAGGCGGTACCGGCACCGGCGGTCAGCATCTGCCGTTTGCCCGCGCGGTGGAAGCCGGCGGCTGGCTATATGTCTCCGGGCAGACGCCGATGAAAAATGGCGAAGTCGTAGAAGGCGGCATCGTCGAACAATCGCGGCTGGCGATCCAGAACTGCGTCGACATCATGAGCGAAGCCGGTTACGGCCTGGCGGACGTGGTACACGTGAAAGTGATCCTCACCGACGCGCGCTATTTCCAGTCGTTCAATAAGGTATTTCGCGAGTTCTTTGGCGATAATCCGCCAGCGCGCATTTGCTGCGTGGCTGACCTGGTGGTGGATTGCAAAGTTGAAGTGGATGTGACCTGTTTTAACGCTGCGCGTCTGTAA
- a CDS encoding 2-dehydro-3-deoxygalactonokinase, which produces MNEYIAVDWGSTQLRAWRMRDGECIDKLKLPCGVTRLNGQRAEAVFQQQLAPWRGDPALPVVMAGMIGSDAGWQPVPYLACPLALEALNGQLHEVAENVWIVPGLKVAQAAEYDVMRGEETQLLGAWQLMPAECYVMPGTHCKWVQVQNGVVRQFATAMTGELHHLLLNHSLLGQQLPAQQPDDAAFALGMEKGLTQPAILDGLFSARAARVLGALAATSVSDYLSGLLIGAEVATFSERYRASRVVLFGEHSLSARYQQAMAARGLAVSCCSGEAAFLSGMARMIDGQG; this is translated from the coding sequence ATGAACGAGTATATTGCCGTCGATTGGGGCTCTACGCAGCTGCGGGCATGGCGGATGCGTGATGGCGAATGCATCGACAAGCTGAAGCTGCCCTGCGGCGTCACGCGCCTGAACGGGCAGCGCGCCGAAGCGGTATTTCAGCAGCAGCTGGCGCCGTGGCGCGGCGACCCCGCGCTGCCGGTGGTGATGGCGGGCATGATCGGCAGCGATGCCGGCTGGCAACCGGTGCCTTATCTGGCCTGCCCGCTGGCGCTGGAGGCGCTCAACGGTCAGTTACATGAGGTGGCGGAAAACGTGTGGATCGTGCCGGGGCTGAAAGTAGCGCAGGCCGCAGAGTACGATGTGATGCGCGGTGAAGAAACGCAGCTGCTGGGCGCCTGGCAGCTGATGCCGGCGGAGTGTTACGTGATGCCCGGCACCCACTGCAAATGGGTGCAGGTGCAGAACGGCGTGGTGCGCCAGTTCGCCACGGCGATGACTGGCGAACTGCATCACCTGCTGCTTAACCATTCGCTGCTCGGCCAGCAACTGCCGGCACAACAACCTGATGACGCCGCTTTCGCCCTCGGTATGGAAAAAGGGCTAACTCAGCCGGCGATACTGGACGGGTTATTCAGCGCCCGCGCCGCGCGGGTGTTAGGGGCGCTGGCGGCGACTTCGGTGAGCGATTACCTCTCCGGGCTGTTGATTGGCGCGGAGGTGGCGACCTTTAGCGAACGCTACCGCGCCAGCCGCGTGGTGCTGTTTGGTGAGCACTCGCTCAGCGCCCGTTATCAGCAGGCGATGGCGGCGCGCGGATTGGCCGTTTCCTGTTGTTCCGGCGAGGCGGCGTTTCTTTCGGGTATGGCGAGGATGATTGATGGACAAGGTTAA
- a CDS encoding tagaturonate reductase, giving the protein MKTLNRQNFPGPQYPTRAIQFGEGNFLRAFIDWQLDLLNEQTDLATGVTIVRPINTAFPPSLNTQDGLYTTVIRGLNERGEAVSEARIIRSVNNEINPWQDFTGYLALARDPNIAFVFSNTTEAGISYHAGDRPDDMPPVSFPAKLAQLLLERFRHFNGAADKGWTIIPCELIDYNGEALKALVLRYAKEWQLPAAFSDWVETANTFCSTLVDRIVTGYPREEAEKLEAELGYHDAFLDTAEYFWLFVIQGPQALAETLRLDRYPCNIRIVEDIRPYKARKVAILNGAHTALVPVAWLCGVDTVGEAMQDEAIRHYVQQTIDEEIIPALDLPAGELRQFADAVTGRFLNPYIRHQLLSIALNGMTKFRTRILPQLLTTIRQHGAIPPRLTFALAALIAFYRGQRDGQAYPLQDDDAWLTRFAEGWAQVANGSPLHELVADVLQDAAHWGEDLTAIPGLADQVTRYLEMILSAGMREALARL; this is encoded by the coding sequence ATGAAAACGTTAAACAGACAAAACTTTCCAGGACCTCAGTATCCGACCCGTGCGATTCAGTTCGGCGAGGGTAACTTCCTGCGGGCATTTATTGACTGGCAGCTGGATCTGCTGAATGAGCAAACCGATCTGGCGACGGGCGTAACCATTGTTCGCCCGATCAACACTGCGTTTCCGCCGTCGTTGAATACCCAGGACGGGCTGTACACCACGGTGATCCGCGGGTTGAATGAACGCGGCGAGGCGGTGAGCGAGGCGCGGATTATCCGCTCCGTAAATAATGAGATCAATCCCTGGCAGGATTTTACAGGTTACCTCGCGCTGGCCCGCGACCCGAACATTGCATTCGTGTTTTCAAACACCACCGAAGCGGGCATCAGCTATCATGCCGGGGACCGGCCTGACGATATGCCGCCGGTCAGCTTCCCGGCGAAGCTGGCCCAACTACTGCTTGAGCGGTTCCGCCATTTCAACGGCGCAGCGGATAAGGGCTGGACGATAATCCCTTGCGAACTGATTGACTATAACGGTGAGGCACTGAAGGCGTTGGTGCTGCGCTATGCAAAAGAATGGCAATTGCCTGCGGCATTCAGCGACTGGGTGGAAACGGCCAATACCTTTTGTTCTACGCTGGTTGACCGCATTGTGACCGGTTATCCCCGTGAAGAGGCCGAAAAGCTGGAGGCGGAGCTGGGCTACCATGATGCTTTCCTGGATACTGCCGAATACTTCTGGCTGTTCGTTATCCAGGGGCCGCAGGCGTTGGCGGAAACGCTGCGGCTGGATCGCTACCCGTGCAATATCCGTATCGTAGAGGATATCCGGCCCTATAAAGCGCGCAAAGTCGCTATTCTTAACGGTGCGCATACCGCGCTGGTGCCGGTAGCATGGCTGTGTGGGGTGGATACGGTTGGCGAAGCGATGCAGGACGAAGCCATTCGCCATTATGTCCAGCAGACGATTGATGAAGAGATTATCCCGGCACTCGATTTACCGGCCGGGGAGCTACGTCAATTTGCTGACGCTGTCACCGGGCGCTTTCTAAATCCCTATATTCGCCATCAATTGCTCTCCATCGCCCTGAATGGCATGACCAAGTTCCGCACCCGCATCCTGCCGCAGCTGCTGACGACTATCCGCCAGCACGGCGCGATCCCGCCGCGGCTAACGTTTGCCCTGGCAGCGCTTATCGCCTTCTATCGCGGCCAGCGTGACGGACAGGCGTATCCGCTACAGGATGATGACGCTTGGTTAACCCGCTTTGCCGAAGGATGGGCTCAGGTGGCGAACGGCAGCCCACTGCATGAACTGGTCGCGGACGTCCTGCAGGACGCCGCGCACTGGGGTGAGGATCTGACGGCCATTCCCGGCCTCGCCGACCAGGTCACGCGCTATCTGGAAATGATTTTGAGTGCGGGGATGCGGGAGGCCCTGGCGCGGCTGTAA